The Gemmatimonadota bacterium genome includes a window with the following:
- a CDS encoding hemolysin family protein — MFELIFFASFAVFFSFMCSLFEAALYSVPIGHIESLAKTGSVSGRLLKKFRENVDVPIAGILSLNTIAHTGGAALAGAAAAEVLGEPWLPHFSVVFTLVILLFSEIIPKTVGVVYARHLVSLIAYPIQVLIWIQAPLIWLCQFVTRLISHGKVEHVVSSEELIALVNMGRHAGTINAEEGSAIQNILLLKEKTVQEIMTPRTVIYSLQAQQKVNEVLQDGVPSYSRIPIVDEDAEDVVGIVYRRDILSSAAEGREDIPVQSLSRGAHFVVETLTLDRVLRTFLERRQHLFVVIDEYGGLAGVVTLEDVLEEIIGREIVDETDEVVDLRALARRRRRQAMENIE; from the coding sequence ATGTTTGAATTGATTTTTTTTGCGAGTTTTGCCGTTTTCTTTTCTTTTATGTGTTCACTTTTTGAAGCGGCATTGTATTCAGTTCCTATTGGTCATATCGAATCGCTGGCAAAAACTGGCAGTGTTTCTGGCCGGTTATTGAAAAAGTTTAGAGAAAATGTGGATGTGCCTATTGCGGGTATCCTATCCCTTAATACAATTGCGCATACGGGTGGCGCCGCCCTTGCTGGCGCGGCAGCGGCAGAAGTTCTGGGTGAGCCGTGGTTGCCGCATTTTTCAGTGGTATTTACCCTGGTGATACTTTTATTTTCTGAGATTATTCCAAAGACGGTTGGCGTGGTTTATGCCCGGCATCTCGTATCCCTGATTGCCTATCCCATCCAGGTCTTGATCTGGATACAAGCACCGCTTATCTGGCTGTGCCAATTTGTGACGCGGCTAATATCTCATGGTAAAGTTGAACATGTCGTATCTTCAGAGGAACTCATAGCATTGGTAAATATGGGGCGCCATGCGGGAACCATTAATGCAGAAGAAGGCAGTGCTATTCAGAATATTCTATTGTTAAAAGAGAAAACAGTTCAGGAAATAATGACACCGCGCACGGTCATTTATTCGCTTCAAGCCCAGCAAAAAGTAAATGAGGTGTTGCAAGATGGTGTTCCATCGTATAGTCGCATTCCCATAGTAGATGAAGATGCCGAAGATGTTGTTGGGATCGTGTACCGTCGGGATATTTTGTCGTCGGCTGCCGAAGGTCGCGAAGATATTCCCGTTCAAAGTCTCTCTCGTGGCGCGCACTTTGTGGTGGAAACGCTGACATTGGATCGGGTGTTGCGCACGTTTCTTGAGCGCAGGCAACATCTGTTTGTCGTGATCGATGAATACGGTGGATTGGCTGGTGTGGTGACCCTGGAAGACGTGCTTGAAGAGATAATTGGACGTGAAATTGTGGATGAAACAGATGAGGTTGTTGATCTACGCGCACTTGCCCGTCGTCGTCGCCGTCAGGCTATGGAGAACATAGAGTAA
- the katG gene encoding catalase/peroxidase HPI — protein MTSNQDWWPDQLDLKDLRQNSPLSDPMDKDFDYAEAVKTLDVDALKKDIEEVMTTSQDWWPADYGHYGPLFIRMTWHAAGTYRISDGRGGGGSGHQRFAPLNSWPDNGNLDKARRLLWPIKQKYGRKLSWADLIIFAGNCALESMGFKTFGFAFGRPDVWEADETDWGSETTWLDDQRHDADGELQGPLGADHMGLIYVNPEGPNGNPDPVAAAEYIRQTFKRMAMNDEETVALIAGGHTFGKAHGAAAEDNVGAEPEGASIEEQGLGWKNSHGCGRGGDTITSGLEGAWTSNPVKWDNEFFENLHNYEWELTKSPAGKSQYTPANASEVATVPDAHDPSKKHAPMMLTTDLSLRKAPEYATIAKRFLENPAEFEDAFARAWFKLLHRDMGPRSRYIGPLVPEEPLLWQDPVPDVDHELIGEQDVADLKAKILASGLSVSQLVSTAWASAASYRGTDKRGGANGSRVRLAPQKDWEVNDPAALGEVLQTLEQIQADFNNAQTGGKRVSLADLIVLAGCAGVEQAARNAGHDVQVPFAPGRTDATEEWTDAESFDVLEPTADGFRNYLQAGQEGTAEELLVERAYMLTLTAPEMAVLVGGMRVLNANTGQSEHGVFTDQPGTLTNDFFVNLLDLNTEWNATSAAQDVFEGRDSQTGALKWTGTRVDLVFGSNSELRAYAEVYGCDDAQDVFVRDFVDAWDKVMNLDRFDLA, from the coding sequence ATGACTTCTAATCAGGACTGGTGGCCAGATCAGTTGGACCTGAAGGATCTCCGTCAGAATTCACCCCTGTCCGATCCAATGGACAAGGATTTCGATTACGCTGAGGCGGTTAAGACCCTTGACGTCGATGCGCTGAAGAAGGACATCGAAGAGGTGATGACGACCTCGCAAGACTGGTGGCCCGCTGACTACGGCCACTATGGGCCGCTCTTCATCCGCATGACATGGCACGCCGCAGGTACTTATCGCATCAGTGATGGCCGGGGTGGCGGAGGATCTGGCCATCAACGCTTTGCGCCCCTCAACAGCTGGCCCGACAATGGGAATCTGGACAAGGCACGCCGCTTGCTCTGGCCGATTAAGCAGAAGTACGGCCGGAAGCTCTCCTGGGCCGATCTGATCATCTTCGCCGGCAACTGCGCGCTGGAGTCGATGGGGTTCAAGACCTTTGGTTTTGCCTTTGGACGCCCGGATGTCTGGGAGGCTGACGAGACGGACTGGGGCTCCGAGACGACGTGGCTCGACGATCAACGCCACGACGCCGACGGCGAGCTTCAGGGACCGCTCGGCGCCGACCACATGGGCCTGATTTACGTGAACCCGGAGGGGCCGAATGGCAACCCGGACCCGGTCGCTGCAGCAGAATACATTCGCCAGACGTTCAAACGCATGGCGATGAATGACGAGGAGACAGTTGCGCTTATTGCCGGGGGACACACATTTGGCAAAGCACATGGTGCTGCTGCTGAGGATAATGTCGGTGCCGAACCAGAGGGGGCCAGCATAGAGGAACAGGGCCTCGGCTGGAAAAACAGCCATGGCTGTGGCAGAGGCGGCGATACGATCACCAGCGGCCTGGAAGGCGCCTGGACCAGTAATCCGGTGAAGTGGGACAACGAGTTCTTCGAGAACCTGCACAACTACGAGTGGGAGTTGACGAAGAGTCCAGCTGGTAAATCGCAGTACACGCCCGCGAATGCATCCGAAGTGGCCACCGTGCCAGATGCGCACGATCCGTCGAAGAAGCACGCCCCCATGATGCTCACTACAGACCTGTCGCTGAGAAAGGCCCCGGAGTATGCGACTATAGCAAAGCGCTTCCTCGAAAACCCGGCAGAATTTGAAGACGCCTTCGCCAGGGCGTGGTTTAAGTTGCTCCATCGCGACATGGGGCCCCGCAGTCGGTATATCGGGCCTCTGGTTCCCGAAGAGCCGCTGTTGTGGCAAGACCCGGTTCCCGATGTGGATCACGAGTTGATCGGGGAGCAGGATGTCGCCGACCTCAAGGCGAAGATTCTCGCCTCCGGACTGTCCGTTTCTCAACTGGTCTCGACCGCCTGGGCGTCGGCGGCATCGTACCGCGGCACCGACAAGCGCGGTGGGGCGAACGGGTCGCGCGTCCGTCTTGCGCCGCAAAAGGACTGGGAAGTAAACGATCCTGCGGCACTCGGTGAGGTGCTGCAGACGCTGGAGCAGATCCAGGCGGATTTCAACAACGCGCAGACTGGCGGAAAACGAGTCTCCCTTGCTGACTTGATCGTTCTGGCCGGGTGCGCAGGCGTTGAGCAGGCTGCCAGGAATGCCGGTCATGACGTGCAGGTTCCGTTTGCACCGGGCCGTACGGATGCGACGGAGGAGTGGACCGACGCGGAGTCCTTCGACGTGCTCGAACCCACCGCGGACGGGTTCCGCAACTATCTCCAGGCAGGGCAGGAAGGTACAGCGGAGGAACTGTTGGTGGAGCGGGCATACATGCTAACGCTCACCGCTCCCGAGATGGCGGTGCTCGTTGGTGGCATGCGCGTCTTGAATGCGAATACCGGGCAGTCTGAACACGGCGTGTTCACCGATCAGCCGGGGACGTTGACCAATGACTTCTTCGTGAATCTGCTCGACCTGAACACCGAGTGGAATGCGACCTCCGCAGCGCAGGACGTGTTTGAGGGACGCGATTCTCAGACCGGTGCGCTCAAGTGGACCGGCACCAGGGTGGATCTCGTCTTCGGTTCAAACTCCGAACTCCGAGCCTATGCGGAAGTCTATGGATGTGACGATGCACAGGATGTGTTCGTGCGCGACTTCGTAGATGCTTGGGACAAGGTGATGAATCTCGACCGCTTTGACCTGGCGTAA
- a CDS encoding phytanoyl-CoA dioxygenase family protein: protein MKRDEIRDKNWNRELLEKGYFIFQGLLNRDDIPIIKERVRFIAEHADIYERLGIGHVKEDKPNARNPLHRFYRLNSPAYHNETLWKKMISNPRTVGLVRSVLQDDFCVNAGGFFLKPPRHGSITPWHQDSAAWNMPPAPYDPNEPMMFDFWIAIDRATKENGCLQLIPFSQKLGRIAHQRQGNKLTEVDPRDHGYNLEQDAVACEMEPGDILVWHQNALHYSGPNHSDKQRIGLAGTFIAKRDVPWMRAIRPGNKYLDYLPVCENGHPLDLPKEFLIDEDQVLAMAS, encoded by the coding sequence ATGAAAAGAGACGAGATACGCGACAAGAATTGGAACCGGGAATTGCTGGAAAAGGGATATTTCATCTTTCAGGGATTGTTGAACCGCGACGATATCCCCATAATCAAAGAGCGCGTTCGGTTTATTGCCGAACACGCCGACATATACGAGCGATTGGGGATCGGGCATGTGAAGGAGGACAAGCCGAATGCCCGGAATCCATTGCACCGCTTTTATCGATTGAATAGTCCGGCGTATCACAATGAGACGCTCTGGAAAAAGATGATTTCAAATCCGCGAACCGTCGGGCTGGTGCGCTCTGTCTTACAGGATGACTTTTGTGTAAACGCCGGTGGTTTCTTCCTAAAACCCCCCAGACACGGTTCTATTACCCCCTGGCATCAGGACTCTGCAGCCTGGAACATGCCACCTGCCCCCTATGACCCCAACGAGCCTATGATGTTTGATTTCTGGATTGCAATTGATCGGGCAACAAAAGAGAATGGATGCTTACAATTGATTCCTTTTTCACAGAAACTGGGACGCATTGCACACCAGCGGCAGGGCAATAAGCTCACGGAAGTGGATCCGCGCGATCACGGCTATAACCTGGAACAGGACGCGGTGGCCTGTGAAATGGAACCTGGAGATATTCTGGTATGGCATCAAAATGCATTGCACTATAGCGGACCAAACCACTCAGACAAACAACGCATCGGCCTGGCAGGGACATTTATTGCCAAACGCGATGTGCCCTGGATGCGGGCGATCCGTCCTGGAAACAAATATCTGGATTATTTGCCCGTATGTGAAAACGGCCACCCCCTCGATTTACCGAAAGAATTCCTGATTGATGAAGATCAGGTACTGGCGATGGCGAGTTAG
- a CDS encoding YciI family protein, giving the protein MYFVVFATHKEEMGQERLQLQDAFAAYLHDLTQHPDVTVHHGGQTLSESEQIVTGFVLVIEAPSLEVAQAFVAGSPYAQAGTFAESHIRPWNWLTGRPG; this is encoded by the coding sequence ATGTATTTCGTAGTCTTCGCGACTCACAAAGAAGAAATGGGACAGGAACGGCTCCAATTGCAGGATGCATTTGCGGCCTACCTTCACGATCTCACCCAACATCCCGATGTGACCGTTCATCATGGTGGGCAGACGCTCAGCGAGAGTGAACAGATCGTTACCGGCTTCGTCCTCGTGATCGAAGCGCCCTCGCTCGAGGTGGCGCAGGCATTTGTTGCCGGCAGTCCCTATGCTCAGGCGGGCACCTTTGCCGAGTCTCACATCCGCCCATGGAACTGGTTGACGGGACGCCCTGGTTGA
- a CDS encoding neutral/alkaline non-lysosomal ceramidase N-terminal domain-containing protein, translating to MADIIKIGTAQRDITPSTGSAMGAFPVNRSPLQPRIAEGIHDPLYVKALALSDDATTIVICSADLLSFQWIDVDAMRDAFAAQSDLPPENLILCSTHNHSGPECIYYFGGSPEDDAIVHLRKQVVDAAVESLTNLKPATLSTGAVNTDLAYNRRQILPDGSFKSFNLNPEKLPNGPVDPAVTVLRFDTPQGQPIAAAIHFAAHPVIMMTANRLFTAEYPGATCHHFGAGTSVPFSIFLQGACGNILPIQEPRDNYDTVEEMGKALAREAIVAWTQARPETNLSLKVERWQDTLPNRYTNEKTIRIEIPAIRISDDLSLVFWQGEPFIELSLSTQSSSPFARTIVMGYSQGSCGYVPNRRAYNFGGYGVIPYPSDPLEYNRACVIPGTGERWIDETQILLTKLHDNSSHKERSNA from the coding sequence TTGGCAGATATAATAAAAATTGGTACAGCACAACGAGACATCACACCATCTACGGGATCGGCCATGGGTGCTTTTCCCGTAAACCGCTCGCCCCTGCAACCCCGCATTGCAGAAGGTATCCATGACCCATTATACGTCAAAGCACTGGCACTATCTGACGACGCGACCACTATCGTCATTTGCTCGGCAGATCTCCTGAGCTTTCAGTGGATCGACGTCGATGCCATGCGCGATGCTTTTGCCGCACAATCCGATCTTCCGCCCGAAAACCTGATCCTGTGCAGCACCCACAATCACAGTGGCCCAGAATGCATCTATTACTTTGGCGGAAGCCCCGAAGATGATGCGATTGTTCACCTGAGAAAGCAGGTTGTCGATGCTGCTGTCGAATCTCTAACCAATCTCAAACCCGCCACACTCTCAACGGGCGCTGTCAACACCGACCTCGCCTACAACAGACGCCAGATATTGCCCGACGGAAGCTTTAAATCGTTTAACCTCAATCCCGAAAAACTACCCAACGGCCCTGTTGACCCCGCAGTCACTGTCCTGCGATTCGACACACCCCAAGGCCAACCCATCGCGGCCGCAATCCACTTTGCCGCTCATCCCGTCATCATGATGACCGCCAATCGTCTCTTCACCGCCGAATATCCCGGTGCTACCTGTCACCACTTTGGAGCAGGCACATCTGTACCCTTCTCAATATTTTTACAAGGGGCATGTGGCAACATACTTCCGATTCAGGAACCCAGAGACAATTATGATACGGTCGAAGAAATGGGCAAAGCGCTCGCCAGAGAAGCCATCGTTGCCTGGACGCAAGCAAGGCCAGAAACAAATCTTTCACTTAAAGTAGAGCGCTGGCAAGACACACTTCCCAACCGATACACAAACGAAAAAACCATCCGAATCGAAATCCCCGCCATCCGCATAAGCGACGACCTATCACTCGTCTTCTGGCAGGGTGAACCCTTCATCGAGCTATCGCTATCCACCCAATCGTCATCCCCCTTTGCGCGCACGATTGTCATGGGCTATTCCCAGGGATCATGTGGCTATGTCCCAAATCGCCGCGCGTATAACTTCGGAGGCTACGGCGTTATCCCCTACCCAAGCGACCCACTCGAATACAACCGCGCCTGCGTTATTCCCGGCACAGGTGAACGCTGGATTGACGAAACACAAATCTTACTCACAAAACTGCACGATAATTCATCCCACAAGGAACGCTCCAATGCCTGA
- a CDS encoding sulfatase-like hydrolase/transferase has product MNVVILMNDQHAHSFLGCADYPGLQTPAYDRLAQEGMRFTQATCAVSPCLPSRHSMLHGRYAFQSGIYSNRHLLNPAQIPEWTMGKAFGQAGFVTGAFGKMHTIPYQAAIERDNYYGFDHRAGPFHETGERMDSHFVAEHRDWAETGTGEREARGIGRGGDNCAAAFKGFTTSLRLEQTRDWWVGGQAAAFVEENKDNPFFMICSLSGPHAPHVTPANLADLYDPADVALPPEPPDNLPDRDAYPNFVGLEREELRDAIANYMAFVTACDRSHQQVIDALDCNGLYDDTLIIFLSDHGELLGSRGLTAFSKYNLYEQAIRIPFIVKPPKGFQTGLVSDSLVNLLDVLPTAFDFAGMDIPVHLPGMSLKARVEGREREREVAITELQYPRDLSLSIRTQEWKYIHGSYGPELYHIAEDPYEFVNLANDPAHAPRIAELQAGAIAEYRWAFERGSKQWVDYPTQPWNAMTL; this is encoded by the coding sequence ATGAATGTTGTAATTTTAATGAACGATCAACACGCGCATTCCTTCCTCGGATGTGCGGATTATCCGGGGTTGCAGACACCAGCGTATGATCGCTTGGCTCAGGAGGGCATGCGGTTTACGCAGGCAACGTGTGCTGTATCGCCGTGTTTGCCGAGTAGGCATTCGATGTTGCACGGGCGATATGCATTTCAGTCAGGGATTTATTCCAATCGGCATTTACTGAATCCCGCACAAATCCCCGAGTGGACAATGGGAAAGGCGTTTGGACAGGCGGGTTTTGTAACGGGTGCCTTTGGCAAGATGCATACAATACCGTATCAGGCGGCTATTGAACGCGACAACTATTACGGATTTGATCATCGGGCAGGGCCGTTTCACGAGACGGGCGAGCGTATGGACAGCCATTTTGTGGCGGAACATCGGGATTGGGCGGAGACGGGGACGGGCGAGCGGGAAGCGCGTGGAATTGGTCGGGGTGGAGACAATTGTGCGGCGGCATTTAAGGGATTTACGACCAGCTTGAGATTAGAGCAAACGCGCGACTGGTGGGTTGGCGGACAGGCTGCTGCCTTTGTGGAAGAGAACAAGGACAATCCGTTTTTCATGATTTGCAGTTTGTCAGGGCCTCACGCCCCTCATGTAACGCCAGCTAATTTGGCAGATTTATATGACCCTGCCGACGTTGCGTTACCACCTGAACCGCCGGATAATTTACCCGATAGAGATGCTTATCCCAATTTTGTCGGGTTAGAGCGAGAAGAACTACGAGATGCGATTGCAAATTACATGGCTTTTGTCACGGCCTGCGACCGGAGTCATCAGCAAGTGATAGACGCCCTGGATTGCAATGGATTGTACGATGACACGCTGATCATTTTTCTCTCTGACCACGGTGAGTTGTTGGGATCGCGAGGGCTAACCGCATTTTCGAAATACAATCTCTACGAACAGGCCATTCGCATTCCATTCATTGTGAAACCGCCAAAGGGATTTCAAACGGGTTTGGTGAGCGATTCCCTTGTGAATCTGTTGGATGTACTACCTACAGCATTCGATTTTGCAGGGATGGATATTCCCGTGCATTTACCCGGCATGAGTTTGAAGGCGCGGGTTGAAGGTCGTGAACGTGAACGCGAGGTGGCGATTACAGAGTTACAGTATCCGCGAGATTTGAGCCTGAGCATTCGCACGCAAGAGTGGAAATATATTCACGGATCTTATGGACCAGAGCTGTATCACATTGCTGAAGATCCGTATGAGTTTGTAAATTTGGCAAATGACCCGGCACATGCACCGCGAATTGCAGAACTACAAGCAGGCGCAATCGCTGAGTATCGGTGGGCGTTTGAGCGCGGATCAAAACAGTGGGTGGATTATCCGACACAACCGTGGAATGCGATGACGCTTTAA
- a CDS encoding sulfatase-like hydrolase/transferase produces the protein MQEKPNILLILTDQQRWDLLGCYGAPQCRTPHIDNLASRGVRFNNAFPLIIPCAPGRAALFTGRYGHITGVETNGGQLDQSLPNFATELPRAGYNLGYAGKWHVDHQKNPSDWGFRCKRDFPKYGYPASNINMPGIKSGAQKDSQIARNYLDYLNEKNLEPPVLIEAFYAQGNPGQRNRELHGLHAGTIEHNFEAMVASETVELMRAYAQKEDPFFIWTNFWGPHSPCIVPEPYYSMYDPKSIPEDPSFCDTLENRPYVQTLVSRYWGIDPNNWDEWAEITARYWGYMTMIDDLVGRMLSELETLGLAENTLVVFSTDHGDNMGAHKLFEKGPYFDEESFRLPLIAAHPECRQPGRENDEFVYLQDLFPSFLEAAGLQPDIVPDTQSILPLLKGEDEPTGRDSVYCQFNGQIQEHKSRMVRTRTHKFAFNQSDIGELYDLENDPHELHNLYGHETHKALQESLMQCMQDHMERVKDPMLGEFRRVRYIY, from the coding sequence ATGCAAGAGAAACCGAATATTCTGCTAATTCTAACAGATCAACAGCGCTGGGATCTGCTGGGGTGTTATGGTGCGCCCCAGTGCAGAACACCACATATTGACAACCTGGCAAGCCGGGGTGTGCGTTTCAACAATGCTTTTCCGCTTATCATCCCATGTGCGCCCGGTCGGGCCGCGCTATTTACAGGTCGGTACGGTCACATCACCGGGGTTGAAACCAACGGTGGGCAGTTGGATCAGTCGCTTCCCAATTTTGCGACAGAGCTACCACGGGCGGGATACAACCTGGGATATGCGGGAAAGTGGCATGTGGATCACCAAAAGAACCCAAGTGATTGGGGATTTCGCTGTAAACGAGATTTCCCCAAATATGGCTATCCCGCATCCAATATCAATATGCCAGGTATCAAGAGCGGTGCGCAGAAAGATTCCCAGATTGCGAGGAATTACCTGGACTATTTGAACGAGAAGAACCTGGAACCGCCAGTGCTTATAGAAGCGTTCTATGCGCAGGGCAATCCAGGACAGCGAAATCGGGAACTGCACGGCCTCCATGCCGGAACTATTGAGCACAATTTCGAAGCCATGGTTGCTTCGGAAACAGTTGAGCTTATGCGGGCGTATGCACAGAAAGAAGATCCCTTTTTTATCTGGACCAACTTCTGGGGCCCGCACAGTCCGTGTATCGTGCCGGAACCGTATTACTCGATGTACGACCCAAAGTCAATTCCAGAGGACCCGAGTTTCTGCGATACGCTGGAGAATCGTCCCTATGTTCAGACTCTGGTATCTCGTTATTGGGGGATTGATCCCAACAACTGGGACGAATGGGCAGAGATTACGGCGCGCTACTGGGGGTATATGACGATGATCGATGATCTGGTGGGGCGTATGCTTTCCGAGTTGGAAACGCTCGGTCTGGCTGAAAACACACTTGTTGTATTTTCCACCGATCACGGAGACAATATGGGTGCACACAAGCTGTTTGAAAAAGGGCCTTATTTTGATGAGGAGAGCTTTCGCCTGCCTCTGATCGCAGCGCATCCCGAATGCCGACAGCCAGGCCGGGAGAACGACGAATTTGTCTATCTGCAGGATCTGTTCCCGAGTTTTTTGGAAGCCGCAGGTCTGCAACCCGATATTGTACCCGACACACAGAGCATTCTTCCACTATTGAAGGGTGAGGATGAACCGACGGGACGTGACAGCGTGTATTGTCAGTTCAACGGCCAGATTCAGGAGCACAAGTCTCGTATGGTGCGCACCAGGACGCACAAGTTCGCATTTAATCAGTCGGATATTGGAGAACTCTATGACCTCGAAAACGATCCGCACGAATTGCACAACCTCTACGGTCACGAGACACACAAGGCATTGCAGGAATCGCTGATGCAATGTATGCAAGATCACATGGAACGCGTGAAAGACCCGATGCTCGGTGAGTTCAGGCGGGTGCGATATATTTACTGA
- a CDS encoding DegT/DnrJ/EryC1/StrS family aminotransferase: MPELAINGGSKTVNRDLRQPWPVHDEREEKAVVGVLRSHKWGRSGFDYYNHGDSKLYAFEQAFAEFHDSKYALAVSTGTTALETCLRALGVEAGCEVIVPASTYIASASCVMICNGIPIFADIDPRNYTIDPKSVEALITPRTRAVVAVDMGGMPCDTDALSDICRKYNIGLVSDCSHAHGGQWRGKGVGSHADIAGFSCMPGKVLAIGEGGVVMTKDESLYEKAFRYHHAGRDRGEESMNFTWPATTLRLGEFEAAIGLIALTRLEEQAEIRWENLKYLHKGMESIPGLTGLDIDERVTRWNPYRWHFKFISEEFEGIHRERFRKALQAEGVPCGIGPTKPLYQFSMFASGKWGETGCPIRCPLYQADPIDYTKVYCPEAERIHETEALDLTHRILLGSRENMDLILEAFQKLRDNIDELIDVYFEN, translated from the coding sequence ATGCCTGAACTCGCAATCAACGGTGGTTCAAAAACGGTTAATAGAGACCTCCGCCAACCCTGGCCGGTTCACGATGAACGCGAAGAAAAAGCCGTTGTCGGCGTCCTTCGCAGTCACAAATGGGGGCGCAGTGGCTTTGACTATTACAACCATGGCGACAGCAAACTCTACGCATTTGAACAGGCTTTTGCAGAATTTCACGACAGCAAATACGCCCTTGCTGTCTCCACAGGCACCACAGCACTCGAAACCTGCTTGCGCGCCCTCGGCGTCGAAGCTGGCTGTGAAGTCATTGTCCCTGCATCAACTTATATCGCATCTGCTTCCTGCGTCATGATTTGCAATGGCATTCCCATCTTTGCCGACATCGACCCGCGCAACTACACCATCGACCCCAAAAGCGTAGAAGCCCTCATCACGCCGCGCACACGGGCAGTGGTTGCCGTAGATATGGGCGGCATGCCCTGCGATACAGATGCTCTAAGTGACATCTGCCGCAAATACAACATCGGTCTGGTCAGCGACTGTTCTCATGCACACGGCGGGCAATGGAGAGGCAAAGGCGTGGGATCTCACGCCGACATTGCTGGTTTCTCCTGCATGCCCGGCAAAGTACTCGCTATAGGCGAAGGCGGCGTGGTGATGACCAAAGACGAAAGCCTGTACGAAAAAGCCTTTCGGTATCATCACGCAGGCCGAGACAGAGGCGAAGAAAGTATGAACTTCACCTGGCCTGCCACAACCTTAAGACTGGGCGAATTTGAAGCGGCCATCGGCCTGATCGCACTCACCCGCCTCGAAGAACAGGCAGAAATTCGGTGGGAAAATCTCAAGTACCTCCACAAAGGAATGGAATCTATTCCCGGACTCACTGGCCTCGACATTGACGAGCGCGTCACCCGCTGGAACCCCTATCGCTGGCACTTCAAATTTATCTCCGAAGAATTTGAAGGCATCCACCGCGAACGATTCCGCAAAGCGCTCCAGGCTGAAGGCGTACCCTGTGGCATTGGCCCGACAAAGCCCCTCTATCAATTTAGCATGTTTGCCAGCGGCAAATGGGGCGAAACAGGCTGTCCAATCCGCTGTCCGTTGTATCAGGCTGATCCCATCGACTACACCAAAGTCTATTGTCCCGAAGCCGAGCGCATTCACGAAACCGAAGCCCTTGATCTCACGCACCGCATACTTCTCGGATCGCGCGAAAACATGGACCTCATTCTCGAAGCGTTCCAAAAATTGCGGGATAATATTGATGAATTGATTGATGTCTATTTTGAGAATTGA